From one Bordetella genomosp. 9 genomic stretch:
- a CDS encoding pyrroline-5-carboxylate reductase has translation MLERIGFIGTGSITEAVIQGLAASPARPAQVVVSPRNADTAARLAASYPFVRVAADNQDVLDACDVVCLAVRPQIALDVLAGLRFAPRHHVLSFISTFRMDRLATLLPDVARITRLAPLPMVARGLGTTIIHPADPLAARLFDQVGMGLEVADEAGFDVLFAATALMGSFFTMLHTQGVWLQANGVDAATTRAYLASFYAGLSAVAKDTDTSFAELATEFSTRGGLNEQVIQDLSAQGAFDAFGPALDRILQRIRKA, from the coding sequence ATGCTTGAACGAATCGGTTTCATCGGTACCGGCAGCATTACCGAGGCGGTGATACAGGGGCTCGCGGCTTCCCCCGCCAGGCCCGCCCAGGTCGTGGTATCGCCGCGCAATGCCGACACGGCGGCGCGGCTGGCCGCGAGCTACCCTTTCGTGCGCGTGGCGGCCGACAACCAGGACGTACTGGACGCCTGCGACGTCGTCTGCCTGGCCGTGCGCCCGCAGATCGCGCTGGACGTGCTGGCCGGCCTGCGCTTCGCGCCGCGCCACCATGTACTCAGTTTCATCTCGACGTTCAGGATGGACCGGCTCGCGACGCTGCTGCCGGACGTCGCGCGCATTACCCGCCTGGCGCCGCTGCCCATGGTGGCGCGCGGCCTGGGAACGACCATCATTCATCCCGCCGATCCGCTGGCCGCGCGCCTGTTCGACCAGGTGGGCATGGGCCTGGAAGTCGCGGACGAAGCCGGATTCGACGTGCTGTTCGCCGCGACGGCGCTCATGGGAAGCTTCTTCACCATGTTGCACACCCAGGGCGTATGGCTGCAGGCAAACGGCGTCGATGCCGCCACCACCCGGGCCTACCTGGCCTCGTTCTACGCCGGCTTGAGTGCCGTCGCCAAGGACACCGACACTTCGTTCGCCGAGCTGGCCACGGAGTTCTCCACGCGGGGCGGATTGAACGAACAGGTGATCCAGGATCTGTCCGCGCAGGGGGCCTTCGACGCGTTCGGGCCGGCGCTGGACCGGATACTGCAGCGTATACGCAAGGCTTGA
- a CDS encoding Ldh family oxidoreductase codes for MDDSVHLSLEDVYTLSFDVLTSRGYSRPHAEAIAETITAGQRDACHSHGLYRLFMCVDTMRAGRVDPAAVPEISHPAPAIVQADARHGFSLLAFRQGLPHLVEKAHRCGIAALAINDCFHFSALWPEVEAIAAHGLAAIAMTPSHSWVAPAGGTRPVFGTNPFAFAWPRAGKDPYVFDFATSMVARGEIELHRRAGRPIPEGWAVDKEGRPTTDPAQALDGAMLTFGSYKGSALSAMIELLAGPLIGDLTSLQSRAFDAGANATPFHGELLIALDPALLGRGRTAQSEAAAEALFDAIVGQGARLPSQRRFEARKESIEHGVRISRSLYDDIRKLAA; via the coding sequence ATGGATGACTCGGTTCACCTGTCCCTGGAAGATGTCTACACGCTGTCCTTCGATGTCCTGACGAGCCGCGGCTACTCCCGTCCGCACGCGGAGGCGATCGCGGAAACGATCACCGCCGGCCAGCGCGACGCCTGCCACTCGCACGGGCTGTATCGCCTGTTCATGTGCGTGGATACCATGCGGGCGGGCCGCGTGGATCCCGCCGCGGTTCCGGAAATCTCGCACCCGGCGCCCGCCATCGTGCAGGCGGATGCCCGGCACGGCTTTTCGCTGCTGGCCTTCCGGCAGGGCCTGCCGCATCTGGTGGAAAAGGCCCATCGCTGCGGGATCGCCGCCCTGGCGATCAACGACTGCTTCCACTTCTCGGCCCTGTGGCCCGAAGTCGAAGCGATTGCGGCACACGGCCTCGCGGCCATTGCCATGACGCCCAGCCACAGCTGGGTGGCGCCGGCCGGCGGCACCCGACCCGTGTTCGGTACCAACCCATTCGCATTCGCCTGGCCGCGCGCGGGCAAGGACCCATACGTCTTCGACTTCGCGACCAGCATGGTCGCGCGCGGCGAAATCGAACTGCATCGCCGCGCCGGGCGGCCCATTCCGGAAGGGTGGGCGGTGGACAAGGAAGGCCGCCCCACCACGGATCCGGCCCAGGCCCTGGATGGTGCCATGCTGACCTTCGGCTCGTACAAGGGATCGGCGCTGTCGGCGATGATAGAACTGCTGGCCGGCCCACTGATCGGCGACCTGACCAGCCTGCAATCGCGCGCCTTCGACGCCGGCGCGAACGCCACGCCTTTCCATGGCGAGCTGCTCATCGCGCTGGATCCGGCGCTGCTGGGGCGCGGCAGGACGGCGCAGAGCGAAGCCGCGGCGGAGGCGTTGTTCGACGCCATCGTGGGCCAGGGCGCGAGATTGCCCTCGCAGCGCCGCTTCGAAGCCAGGAAGGAAAGTATCGAGCATGGCGTCAGGATCAGCCGGTCGCTGTACGACGACATCCGCAAGCTCGCTGCCTGA
- a CDS encoding alpha/beta hydrolase domain-containing protein gives MPSSLRYILNDRQLFAAGHEFADTGAYELLSGRIEFLADPHAPDLAHVVDLDKADRDANGQVAYRADLQLLKPVDMARGNGRLFFDYGNRGNKRALQFFNDAPPVNRPATLEHAGNGFLMRRGYTVAWLGWQGDLLPGGGRLLLDAPIATDGGKPIVGWVRTEFVPTRAGTYVYPLSSLASTRSYPTSDLDTRHAMLTRRRYAHSRRHDIPADAWTFARLENGTGVDSQGEEQAIVASRHHILLHQGFEPGWIYELCYRAQDPRVLGLGHVAVRDFISFLKYHDADGAGQPNPLGQGSLRPAKAYAWGRSQTGRCIRDFVHGGFNADASNRRVFDGVMPHVAGAGKMWMNQRFANVTLLPGQHYENHDTPADRFPFSYAACTDVHSGRTDAILKRPDTDPLVIHTDSSSEYWHRRASLAHTDTEGQDLAQPDTVRMYMWSSSQHFSAPGPLRPSAGLSTNYQNCVSTSFFFRALLDCMDAWATHGTPPPASRIPTRADGTLCDHETWKTQFPAIPGQMIPTSPSTLELVDFGPDLDRGDVYPQPRVLPGRAYPTLVPAVDRDGLDVAGVHAPAVRAPLGTYTGWSMRRREFGNGAMLGTTGSYVPLPDTPDEQRLTGDPRSSILSRYGSAQGYRDAIERAAQSLVEQRFMLQEDLPRVVGEAGIWGRPRHDTRLDAGEVMDQE, from the coding sequence ATGCCCTCCTCCTTGCGGTACATCCTTAACGATAGGCAACTCTTCGCGGCCGGACACGAATTCGCGGATACCGGCGCCTATGAACTGCTGAGCGGACGGATCGAGTTCCTGGCCGATCCGCACGCGCCGGACCTCGCCCATGTCGTGGACCTGGACAAGGCGGACCGCGACGCGAACGGACAGGTGGCTTACCGCGCGGATCTCCAGCTGCTCAAGCCCGTCGACATGGCGCGGGGCAATGGCCGGCTCTTTTTCGATTACGGCAATCGCGGCAACAAGCGCGCGCTGCAGTTTTTCAACGACGCGCCGCCGGTCAACCGGCCGGCCACGCTGGAACACGCGGGCAACGGCTTCCTGATGCGGCGCGGCTATACGGTCGCGTGGCTGGGCTGGCAGGGCGACCTGCTGCCAGGCGGCGGCCGCCTGCTGCTGGACGCCCCGATCGCGACCGACGGCGGCAAGCCCATCGTCGGCTGGGTCAGGACCGAGTTCGTGCCGACACGCGCCGGCACTTATGTCTATCCCTTGTCCAGCCTGGCATCGACGCGCAGCTATCCAACATCCGACCTGGATACCCGGCACGCCATGCTGACGCGGCGCCGCTACGCGCATTCCCGTCGCCACGACATCCCAGCCGACGCCTGGACCTTCGCGCGATTGGAAAACGGCACGGGCGTGGACAGCCAGGGCGAAGAACAGGCCATCGTCGCGTCCCGCCACCACATCCTGCTGCACCAGGGCTTCGAACCGGGCTGGATCTACGAGCTGTGCTACCGCGCCCAGGATCCGCGCGTGCTCGGGCTGGGCCACGTCGCGGTGCGCGATTTCATCAGCTTCCTGAAGTACCACGACGCGGACGGCGCCGGCCAGCCCAATCCCCTGGGACAAGGCAGCTTGCGTCCGGCCAAGGCTTACGCCTGGGGCCGATCGCAGACCGGCCGTTGCATCCGCGATTTCGTCCATGGCGGATTCAACGCCGATGCGAGCAATCGGCGCGTCTTCGATGGCGTCATGCCGCACGTCGCCGGCGCCGGCAAGATGTGGATGAACCAGCGCTTCGCCAACGTGACGCTGCTGCCGGGCCAGCATTACGAAAACCACGATACCCCGGCCGATCGCTTTCCGTTTTCGTACGCGGCCTGCACGGACGTGCACAGCGGCCGCACGGATGCCATCCTCAAACGGCCTGACACCGATCCGCTGGTCATCCACACCGACAGTTCTTCGGAATACTGGCATCGTCGGGCCAGCCTGGCGCACACGGATACCGAAGGCCAGGACTTGGCGCAGCCGGATACCGTCCGCATGTACATGTGGTCGTCCTCCCAGCATTTCAGCGCGCCGGGGCCCTTGCGTCCCAGTGCCGGCCTGAGCACCAACTACCAGAACTGCGTGTCGACGTCCTTCTTCTTTCGCGCGCTGCTGGACTGCATGGACGCATGGGCCACGCACGGCACGCCGCCGCCGGCCAGCCGCATACCGACGCGCGCCGACGGCACGCTGTGCGACCACGAGACGTGGAAGACGCAATTTCCCGCGATCCCGGGCCAGATGATCCCCACCTCGCCCAGCACCTTGGAGTTGGTCGATTTTGGGCCCGACCTCGATCGCGGCGACGTCTATCCGCAACCGCGCGTGCTGCCGGGCCGGGCCTACCCGACCCTGGTACCCGCGGTGGACCGGGACGGCCTGGACGTGGCCGGCGTACATGCACCCGCCGTGCGGGCACCGCTGGGCACCTATACCGGCTGGAGCATGCGCAGGCGCGAATTCGGCAACGGCGCCATGCTGGGGACCACCGGCAGCTACGTTCCCCTGCCCGACACGCCGGACGAGCAGCGCTTGACGGGCGATCCCCGTTCCTCCATCCTGAGCCGCTACGGCAGCGCCCAGGGCTATCGCGACGCGATCGAGCGGGCGGCGCAAAGTTTGGTCGAACAACGGTTCATGCTGCAGGAAGACCTGCCGCGCGTGGTCGGGGAAGCGGGCATATGGGGCCGTCCGCGCCACGACACCCGGCTCGACGCCGGCGAGGTCATGGACCAGGAATAA
- a CDS encoding LysR substrate-binding domain-containing protein yields the protein MDLRQLRYYVQIVELGSISSAAQALHVAQPSLSQHVANLESELETPLFIRGHNGVQATEAGEVLYRHAKTVLRQLDETKAAVKTQRDTPAGQVTVGLPTSTSRVLAIPLMRVIAMRYPDVRLKLVERSTAELAEAVATQKADLGICVEVRPHAGMHITHVLDEEIMLVARSDHPGRGPISMEEVVELPLVLPGFPNSVRVLYEQALARGGLPLRLVAETSSTSISLAAVAAGIGYALQPWSATRGWGPGLEQGEANGFVLRSLAPVPLFRRMSLCMSHSASMSPTCQIVGQALLALMSEMVGSGAWQGVRPVAPTP from the coding sequence ATGGATCTACGCCAACTGCGTTACTACGTCCAGATCGTGGAGCTCGGCAGCATTTCGTCCGCGGCGCAGGCGCTGCATGTCGCGCAGCCGTCCCTGAGCCAGCACGTTGCCAACCTGGAAAGCGAGTTGGAGACGCCGCTGTTCATACGCGGACACAACGGCGTGCAGGCGACGGAAGCCGGCGAAGTGCTCTATCGCCACGCCAAGACGGTGCTGCGGCAACTCGACGAAACCAAGGCCGCCGTGAAGACGCAGCGCGACACGCCCGCCGGCCAGGTGACGGTAGGCCTGCCCACCAGCACGTCGCGCGTGCTCGCCATCCCGCTGATGCGGGTCATCGCGATGCGCTATCCCGACGTGCGGCTGAAGCTGGTCGAGCGCTCCACGGCGGAGCTGGCCGAAGCGGTCGCCACGCAGAAGGCCGACCTGGGCATCTGCGTGGAGGTGCGTCCGCATGCCGGCATGCACATCACGCACGTGCTGGACGAGGAAATCATGCTGGTCGCCAGGTCGGATCATCCAGGCCGCGGCCCCATATCCATGGAGGAAGTGGTCGAGCTGCCCCTGGTGCTGCCTGGCTTTCCGAACTCGGTCCGGGTGCTTTACGAGCAGGCGCTGGCGCGCGGCGGATTGCCCTTGCGGCTGGTGGCGGAAACGTCGTCGACCAGTATTTCCCTGGCGGCGGTGGCCGCCGGCATCGGCTATGCCTTGCAGCCCTGGTCGGCCACCCGGGGGTGGGGGCCGGGATTGGAACAAGGCGAGGCGAACGGCTTCGTCTTGAGATCACTCGCGCCAGTGCCGCTGTTCAGGCGCATGTCACTGTGCATGTCCCATAGCGCATCGATGAGTCCCACCTGCCAGATCGTCGGGCAGGCCTTGCTGGCGCTGATGTCCGAGATGGTCGGCAGCGGCGCGTGGCAGGGTGTCAGGCCCGTGGCGCCGACGCCGTAG
- a CDS encoding Bug family tripartite tricarboxylate transporter substrate binding protein codes for MMFVRLAAHVAAGLVVSFAAAQAHAAYPTGPIRLIVPQSAGSGVDSVARILSDRMSQTLGQSVVVENKPGANGVIATAYVAKAKPDGYTLLLSGSSPMTLNPGLYKHLPYDPINDFTYIAGVAENPFVLVASKASGLKSFADLKKAATEHPGRYTYASAGIGNSTHLATEMVAYKAGIKLMHVPFNGSGPAFSAVLGGQTDLMSSVVGPALPQLQAGAATPLLIIGAGAIPELPGVPSARDVGLDLPTLPTWTAVVGPAGMDPAVIKVIEKAVQDAQEDSRLKAQFKAQYLSIYRLAGPALTDSIKNDIKVWTGLIHEFGIKAE; via the coding sequence ATGATGTTCGTACGTCTTGCCGCCCACGTCGCGGCGGGTCTGGTGGTGTCGTTCGCCGCCGCCCAAGCCCACGCCGCCTATCCGACCGGCCCGATCCGGCTCATCGTTCCGCAGTCGGCCGGCTCCGGCGTGGATTCGGTCGCCCGCATACTCAGCGACAGGATGTCGCAAACCCTCGGACAATCGGTGGTGGTCGAAAACAAGCCTGGCGCCAATGGCGTCATCGCCACGGCCTACGTGGCCAAGGCCAAGCCCGACGGCTACACCCTGCTGCTGAGCGGTTCTTCGCCCATGACGCTGAATCCGGGGCTTTACAAGCACCTGCCCTATGATCCGATCAATGACTTCACCTATATCGCCGGAGTGGCCGAGAATCCCTTCGTGCTGGTGGCGAGCAAGGCCAGCGGGTTGAAATCCTTCGCCGACCTGAAGAAGGCGGCAACAGAGCATCCCGGGCGCTACACCTACGCCAGCGCGGGCATCGGCAATTCCACCCATCTCGCCACCGAAATGGTGGCCTACAAGGCCGGGATCAAGCTGATGCACGTGCCGTTCAACGGCTCCGGTCCCGCGTTCAGCGCCGTGCTCGGTGGGCAGACGGACCTGATGTCCAGCGTGGTCGGGCCGGCGCTGCCGCAGCTGCAGGCGGGCGCCGCCACCCCGCTGCTGATCATCGGCGCCGGCGCCATACCGGAACTGCCCGGCGTGCCCAGCGCCCGCGATGTGGGCTTGGACCTGCCCACCCTGCCAACCTGGACCGCCGTGGTCGGCCCGGCCGGCATGGATCCGGCCGTGATCAAGGTCATCGAGAAGGCTGTGCAGGACGCGCAGGAGGACAGTCGCCTGAAGGCCCAGTTCAAGGCGCAGTACCTGTCGATCTACCGCCTCGCCGGCCCTGCCCTGACCGACAGCATCAAGAACGACATCAAAGTGTGGACCGGATTGATCCATGAATTCGGCATCAAGGCCGAATGA
- a CDS encoding gamma-glutamyltransferase family protein, protein MSDAFTTRPEIRGTNGVVSSTHWLASQTAMSVLERGGNAFDAAVAGGFVLQIVEPHLNGPGGEVPVLFWSENEKRMRSLCGQGGAPELATTDYFRRQGLSQIPGIGLLPAAVPGAFGAWLTLLRDYGTWELADVLAPAVEYARDGFPIVPRVAASILAVSPLFRDEWTTSAQAWLPGGKVPRPDRLMRSTAIAATYTRIIDLAEARSSDRAGRIDAALDAWYRGFVADAIDRFYRQERIWDTTGQRNPGLLRKADLADWRASYEDPLTVDYGDYTVAKCGTWSQGAVHLQQLAMLRELKVERQDPLSAAFVHTVAEAAKLAFADRLAWYGDPDFVSVPIGNLLGTAYARDRAGLIAATASREIRPGSPGGVSPRLPDLGIAERTLRDADVRYGVGEPTFAQLPPLEKWADEEIFVGDTCHLDVIDRHGNMVSATPSGGWLAASPTIPELGFSITTRMQMAWLDDGLPASLQPRKRPTTTLSPGLALRGGRPYMCFGTPGGDQQDQWTVAFLIRHMQGMNLQEAIDCPAWHIEHFVTSFWPRPVKLNRLILEDRFPPETIDALRQAGHDVTVGPSWSEGRITACTQEMLPGGRRLLKAAANPRGMQGYAVGR, encoded by the coding sequence ATGTCGGATGCCTTCACCACGCGGCCGGAGATCAGAGGTACCAACGGCGTGGTATCCAGTACCCATTGGCTTGCTTCGCAGACCGCCATGAGCGTGCTGGAGCGTGGCGGCAACGCGTTCGACGCGGCGGTCGCCGGCGGCTTCGTGCTGCAGATCGTCGAGCCGCACCTGAACGGTCCGGGCGGCGAGGTTCCCGTGCTTTTCTGGAGCGAAAACGAAAAGCGCATGCGCAGCCTGTGCGGCCAGGGCGGCGCGCCCGAGCTTGCGACCACCGACTATTTCCGCCGTCAGGGGCTCAGCCAGATACCGGGCATCGGCCTGCTGCCGGCGGCGGTGCCGGGCGCGTTCGGCGCGTGGTTGACGTTGCTGCGCGACTACGGCACCTGGGAGCTGGCGGACGTCCTGGCGCCCGCCGTCGAATATGCCCGCGATGGCTTTCCCATCGTTCCCCGCGTGGCGGCGTCCATACTGGCTGTGTCGCCGCTGTTCCGCGACGAGTGGACCACGTCGGCGCAGGCCTGGCTGCCGGGCGGCAAAGTGCCGAGGCCTGATCGCCTGATGCGCTCCACGGCCATCGCCGCGACCTATACCCGGATCATCGACCTGGCCGAGGCGCGCAGCAGCGACAGGGCGGGGCGCATAGACGCCGCGCTCGATGCCTGGTATCGCGGTTTCGTCGCGGACGCGATCGACCGGTTCTACCGCCAGGAGCGGATCTGGGACACCACGGGCCAGCGCAATCCGGGCCTGCTGCGCAAGGCCGACCTGGCGGACTGGCGCGCCAGCTACGAAGACCCTTTGACGGTGGACTACGGCGATTACACGGTGGCCAAGTGCGGCACCTGGTCGCAGGGCGCGGTGCACCTGCAGCAGCTCGCCATGCTGCGCGAGCTGAAGGTGGAGCGCCAGGACCCGCTGTCCGCAGCGTTCGTCCACACCGTCGCCGAGGCGGCGAAGCTGGCCTTCGCGGACCGGCTGGCCTGGTACGGCGATCCCGACTTCGTCTCGGTGCCGATCGGCAACCTGCTGGGCACGGCGTACGCTCGCGATCGCGCCGGGCTCATCGCCGCCACCGCCAGCCGGGAGATCCGGCCCGGCTCGCCGGGCGGCGTGTCGCCGAGATTGCCGGACCTGGGCATCGCGGAGCGCACCCTGCGCGACGCGGACGTGCGCTACGGCGTGGGCGAACCGACGTTCGCGCAGCTGCCCCCGCTGGAAAAATGGGCCGACGAGGAAATCTTCGTCGGCGATACCTGCCATCTGGACGTGATCGACCGGCACGGAAACATGGTGTCGGCCACGCCCTCGGGCGGCTGGCTGGCGGCCAGTCCGACCATCCCCGAACTGGGTTTCTCCATCACGACGCGCATGCAGATGGCCTGGCTGGACGATGGGCTGCCGGCGTCGCTGCAGCCGCGCAAGCGGCCGACCACCACGCTGTCGCCGGGCCTGGCCCTGCGCGGCGGCCGGCCCTATATGTGCTTCGGCACGCCGGGCGGCGACCAGCAGGACCAGTGGACGGTGGCGTTCCTGATCCGCCACATGCAAGGCATGAACCTGCAGGAAGCGATCGACTGCCCCGCCTGGCACATCGAGCATTTCGTGACGTCGTTCTGGCCGCGGCCGGTCAAGTTGAACAGGCTGATACTGGAGGACCGGTTCCCGCCCGAAACGATCGACGCGCTGCGCCAGGCTGGGCATGACGTCACCGTCGGGCCGTCCTGGTCGGAAGGCCGGATCACCGCCTGCACCCAGGAAATGCTTCCCGGCGGGCGCAGGTTGCTGAAGGCGGCGGCGAATCCGCGCGGTATGCAGGGCTACGCGGTGGGCCGTTGA
- a CDS encoding proline racemase family protein has product MRWNKTLTMVNCHAAGEIGHVVTGGVIDVPGQTMFDKMVHFEEHRDDLRRICLFEPRGGPNQSVNFVLPATDPQARMGYIIAESMEYPAMSGSNTICVATVLLETGILPMTEPMTEIMLESPAGLILVRCTCADGKVTSVEFTNQPAFANHLDRMVEVPGTGSLKVDVGFGGMTYVIVDAAALGFGLTPDEARDICELGQSIKAAAAEQLPSPHPLNPHIKGITQTEFVLPLRREAGVLRARNAVVVSPGRCDRSPCGTGTSARLAVMHAKGQIAVGETFIHESIIGTEFESRITSTTTVGDYPAIGSTVAGQAWITGITQFGVDPSDPFPLGFTLADTWQEAVDDKLIKSRK; this is encoded by the coding sequence ATGCGTTGGAACAAGACCTTGACCATGGTGAACTGCCATGCGGCCGGGGAGATCGGCCACGTGGTGACGGGCGGCGTCATCGACGTGCCCGGCCAGACCATGTTCGACAAGATGGTGCACTTCGAAGAGCACCGCGACGACCTCAGGCGCATCTGCCTGTTCGAGCCCAGGGGCGGCCCCAACCAGAGCGTCAATTTCGTGCTGCCGGCCACGGATCCTCAGGCGCGCATGGGATACATCATCGCCGAATCCATGGAGTATCCAGCCATGTCGGGGTCGAACACGATATGCGTGGCGACCGTGCTGCTGGAAACCGGCATACTGCCCATGACCGAACCCATGACCGAGATCATGCTGGAATCGCCCGCCGGCCTGATCCTGGTGCGCTGCACGTGCGCCGATGGCAAGGTGACCAGCGTCGAGTTCACCAATCAGCCGGCCTTCGCGAACCACCTGGACCGGATGGTCGAAGTACCCGGTACCGGTAGCCTGAAGGTGGACGTGGGCTTCGGCGGCATGACGTACGTCATCGTCGATGCCGCCGCGCTCGGCTTCGGCCTGACGCCCGACGAAGCGCGGGACATCTGCGAACTGGGCCAGAGCATCAAGGCCGCGGCGGCCGAACAGCTGCCTTCGCCACATCCTCTGAACCCCCATATCAAGGGCATCACCCAGACGGAATTCGTCCTGCCGCTGCGCCGCGAAGCAGGCGTGCTGCGGGCGCGCAACGCGGTCGTCGTGTCGCCGGGACGCTGCGACCGGTCGCCCTGCGGCACCGGCACGTCGGCCCGCTTGGCCGTGATGCACGCCAAGGGGCAGATCGCCGTGGGCGAAACCTTCATACACGAGTCCATCATCGGCACGGAATTCGAGTCCCGCATCACGTCGACGACCACGGTGGGCGATTACCCCGCTATCGGTTCGACCGTGGCGGGGCAGGCCTGGATCACGGGGATCACCCAGTTCGGCGTCGATCCGAGCGATCCTTTTCCGCTGGGTTTCACGCTGGCGGATACCTGGCAGGAAGCGGTGGACGACAAACTCATCAAATCGCGGAAGTGA